One Roseimaritima multifibrata DNA window includes the following coding sequences:
- a CDS encoding glycosyltransferase family 4 protein — translation MRIAYLTAGAAGMYCGSCMHDNALARSLQRKGVDCVLLPIYTPIRTDEQDVSSEQLFFGGINLFLLEELPVFRWVPPAIRRWLDSPRLLKWVSGRAAQPSDKMLGRLTVSMLRGLDGPQASEAKRLANWLREELQPEVVLLSNFLIGGVLPAIRQSLPDASLVVTLQGDDIFIDYLKSPYREQVIEEMKRLVPIVDRFIVHSQFYADKMSAMLDIPQEKIGLLPLAIDVQHYADSRSHRQGADDGTLSEAENQAKEKWIDIGFLARLAPEKGLHHLVAAFLEMLDSDAHLPVRLHVAGWQGPQHDSYVKELQQQLEQAGAGDRFHFHGSPDLAGKKRFLEQLDILSVPTDYADPKGLFVLEAWAVGLPVVQPSHGAFSELLAKGQGGLLFPPGDVPALVAQLRRLASSAEERDRLGVAGRAYVIEQGSIEYQATELLKLLEASKSRAT, via the coding sequence ATGCGAATCGCCTATTTAACGGCCGGCGCCGCTGGTATGTACTGCGGTAGTTGCATGCATGACAACGCTTTGGCTCGATCCCTACAGCGAAAAGGGGTCGACTGCGTCCTGCTGCCGATCTACACCCCCATTCGGACTGATGAACAAGATGTCAGTAGTGAGCAGTTGTTTTTTGGCGGAATTAATCTGTTTCTGCTCGAAGAATTGCCCGTCTTTCGGTGGGTCCCGCCTGCAATTCGACGTTGGCTCGATTCACCGAGGCTGCTGAAGTGGGTTAGCGGGCGAGCCGCTCAGCCGAGCGACAAAATGCTGGGCCGGTTGACCGTTTCGATGTTGCGGGGATTGGATGGTCCCCAGGCAAGTGAGGCGAAGCGGCTGGCAAACTGGCTGCGCGAGGAGCTTCAACCGGAGGTCGTGCTGCTGAGCAATTTTCTGATCGGAGGGGTCTTGCCGGCGATCCGGCAATCGCTGCCTGACGCTTCGCTGGTCGTGACGTTGCAGGGCGACGACATTTTTATCGACTATCTGAAATCGCCCTATCGTGAACAGGTGATCGAAGAAATGAAAAGGCTGGTTCCGATCGTGGATCGGTTCATCGTCCATAGCCAGTTCTATGCCGATAAGATGTCGGCGATGTTGGACATCCCGCAGGAAAAGATCGGGCTGCTGCCCTTGGCGATCGACGTGCAGCACTACGCCGACTCTCGCTCTCACCGGCAGGGGGCGGACGATGGGACGTTGTCCGAAGCGGAGAACCAAGCGAAGGAAAAATGGATCGACATCGGTTTTTTGGCACGGCTGGCTCCGGAGAAAGGCCTGCATCATCTGGTGGCAGCCTTTCTGGAAATGCTCGATTCGGATGCCCATCTGCCGGTTCGTCTGCACGTGGCAGGCTGGCAGGGGCCGCAGCATGACTCCTACGTCAAAGAACTTCAGCAGCAATTAGAACAGGCGGGGGCCGGCGACCGATTCCACTTTCATGGCAGTCCCGACCTTGCTGGAAAAAAGCGTTTCTTAGAGCAGTTGGATATTCTTAGCGTTCCCACCGACTACGCCGATCCTAAGGGGCTGTTTGTCTTGGAAGCCTGGGCGGTCGGTTTGCCCGTGGTCCAGCCATCACACGGTGCGTTTTCGGAGCTGTTGGCAAAAGGACAAGGCGGGCTGCTCTTTCCGCCAGGCGATGTGCCAGCGCTGGTCGCTCAGCTCCGCCGCCTAGCCAGCAGTGCGGAGGAACGCGATCGATTGGGGGTGGCTGGCCGAGCGTACGTGATCGAACAAGGATCGATCGAGTACCAAGCAACCGAATTATTAAAATTGTTGGAAGCTTCGAAATCGCGAGCGACGTAA
- a CDS encoding ROK family protein, whose translation MTESISFVPPAEASFPLFWGIDIGGTNIKVGLVDSTGQTLAYEIIPTEESKGAQAAVNRTAAQVTAIENRLGLQREQIPRIGLGAPGSMDLPAGMLIEPPNLPNWWQFPIRDSIAKALGRPVSFLNDANAAAYGEFWLGAGREHSSMILLTLGTGVGGGIIVNDELINGVNSFGSECGHVIVNSASDAQLCVWGGGRGQLEAYASASAVVQRTRQRLTDGASSQLKGLLGGGDQELTAKKVYEAAIAGDTVANEIIDETARWLGIGVTILVHTIDPGLVVLGGAMDFGGADSPVGQRFLQKIKDEFEERTFANVFAGTKLEFATLTSNAGYLGAAGYARKEQIDSETKTQTR comes from the coding sequence ATGACCGAATCGATCTCCTTCGTTCCGCCCGCCGAAGCCTCTTTTCCGTTGTTTTGGGGAATCGACATCGGTGGGACCAACATCAAAGTTGGCCTGGTCGACAGTACAGGGCAAACGCTCGCCTATGAGATCATCCCTACCGAGGAATCGAAAGGGGCTCAAGCCGCGGTGAATCGCACCGCCGCCCAGGTTACCGCAATCGAAAATAGACTAGGGCTTCAGCGAGAGCAAATCCCGCGAATCGGTCTGGGGGCTCCGGGGAGCATGGACCTGCCAGCAGGAATGCTTATCGAGCCTCCGAACCTGCCGAATTGGTGGCAGTTTCCGATTCGTGATTCCATCGCAAAAGCCCTTGGCCGGCCGGTATCCTTCCTCAATGACGCCAATGCGGCGGCCTACGGCGAATTTTGGCTAGGGGCGGGACGCGAACATTCGTCGATGATCCTGCTAACCTTGGGGACAGGCGTCGGTGGGGGGATCATTGTCAACGATGAATTGATCAACGGCGTCAACAGTTTTGGCAGCGAATGTGGGCATGTGATTGTCAACAGCGCCTCCGACGCCCAGCTATGCGTATGGGGCGGCGGTCGCGGGCAACTGGAAGCCTATGCATCGGCCAGTGCGGTTGTGCAGCGGACGCGTCAACGCCTGACCGATGGAGCCAGCAGTCAATTGAAGGGCTTATTGGGAGGCGGAGACCAAGAATTGACGGCAAAAAAAGTCTACGAGGCGGCCATCGCAGGCGATACAGTGGCGAACGAGATCATCGACGAAACGGCTCGCTGGCTGGGCATCGGAGTGACAATTCTGGTCCATACCATCGATCCGGGACTGGTGGTCCTAGGCGGAGCCATGGATTTTGGCGGAGCCGATTCTCCAGTGGGGCAACGATTCCTGCAGAAAATCAAAGATGAATTCGAAGAACGCACATTTGCAAACGTTTTTGCTGGAACCAAACTTGAATTTGCTACGCTTACCAGCAACGCTGGATACCTGGGGGCAGCGGGATACGCCCGCAAAGAACAGATCGATTCCGAAACCAAGACCCAAACTCGCTGA